Proteins encoded by one window of Leptospira neocaledonica:
- a CDS encoding STAS domain-containing protein, with protein MKELIVNLQGKLDSLLGNTFREKTDPLLRSEPHKILLDARDLQVWDENGLLSLKNSSLSHLSSQYAACGLSESLMGDWNRLGLREKIPYFKTREEAKYYLVSGQNSAPDFEPNESTAACPACLQILRVQGKGNYRCPSCSHTFYLTADYRTASYEKLF; from the coding sequence GTGAAAGAATTGATCGTCAATTTACAAGGCAAACTGGATTCCTTACTCGGAAACACTTTCCGAGAAAAAACGGATCCTTTACTTCGAAGTGAGCCTCATAAAATTTTATTGGATGCCAGAGACCTACAAGTTTGGGACGAGAACGGTTTACTCTCTCTCAAAAATTCTTCTCTTTCTCATCTGAGTTCCCAATATGCGGCCTGCGGATTATCCGAAAGTCTGATGGGAGATTGGAATCGTCTAGGTCTCCGAGAAAAAATCCCGTACTTCAAAACCAGAGAAGAGGCAAAATATTATTTAGTCTCTGGTCAAAATTCGGCTCCGGATTTTGAACCTAACGAGAGTACTGCGGCCTGTCCTGCTTGTCTACAGATCCTAAGAGTGCAAGGAAAAGGAAACTATCGTTGTCCTTCCTGTTCCCATACCTTCTACCTGACCGCAGACTATCGAACGGCTAGTTACGAAAAATTATTCTAA
- a CDS encoding adenylate/guanylate cyclase domain-containing protein codes for MGTQTSNKQGFGQKFLDLTLVLPRLFYSGIRAKLAWFTGSLIVLTILILSFIYVRQQTEILTESYDREAAISRKYISSLVLELDNISQSLIRIEEFRDRVSKQTEALKKYKTTKTVVQEKKVSFFGIKTSLFGALGKDKVRKTLDTYYSAYLSKDDIQVLEKNIRVQLQHGGEEVVSDKEFARLQGMAKKFVFADREAGLIRKRLGELKENQEKPDHTEISAAEEELRKKSLLARKLRSELDENIVTILADSKKRKIKELGLDTGRFRIQTFPVSGIIPGEASEPTLDTKIFDSESSLNQAPMEENLEEGLKSALSSLLEGAGVLGEIPPTSFQQNGLELQALYSPHFRNPASTERAKLLESRRTTLGPWNNYLREEQEILTELSKIPPILETRLKELKEKKPPIPPFKDKEFKKQYAQYASLVRKRNLLYATYLRNNPPKEEEELEIESFGSVRDSALEDQILLRFRPDGSDYGRSTQSEEGKEIFQKRWNSVREWIYSGESETPTAKLKALFPDGIIGNSRTEAEQILWKLDLTPLISEVSEDLPTVVLASNFSGVIRTVVDRTEGLESIRRNRDRAVLSALGICGFSIFLAVFISGFVVTKIKRLIRNAEQVGKGNLNVEFEQGGSDEFGNLSVALNQMVTGLREREKIKGILGSMIDPVVIGEAMKDLAALKRGTEKRVTAFFSDVAGFSNISEKLSSVELSELLNEYLSAMTLILKDHDGVLDKYIGDAIVGIFNAPVDVEGHCLKATRASIKMLDKLEELRSGWKKAQKYIPDARDMQIRIGLNTGLAKVGFMGTDALASYTMMGDTVNLAARLEAAGKDYGVSILVSDSVHSEIKDSIFTRKLDLVRVKGKNEPVILYEAISELKGVASAKKEVIGLYEEGLNLYLDRKWDAAVKKFKESEKAKGKDDKAVQLLVERCSEYKKTPPPTSWDGVYTRDHK; via the coding sequence ATGGGTACACAGACTTCTAATAAGCAAGGTTTTGGACAAAAATTCCTAGATCTTACTCTAGTTCTTCCGAGACTATTTTATTCCGGAATTCGGGCAAAACTCGCCTGGTTTACAGGAAGTCTGATCGTTCTTACAATTCTAATTCTTTCCTTCATATATGTGAGACAACAGACCGAAATTCTCACGGAAAGTTATGATAGGGAAGCTGCCATTTCCAGAAAATATATTTCTTCCCTCGTTCTGGAGTTGGATAATATTTCCCAAAGTTTGATCCGGATCGAAGAATTTCGGGACCGGGTCAGCAAACAGACGGAAGCATTAAAAAAATATAAAACGACTAAAACTGTAGTTCAGGAAAAGAAGGTCTCCTTTTTCGGAATAAAAACCAGTTTGTTTGGAGCCTTGGGAAAGGATAAGGTTCGCAAAACTTTGGATACCTACTATTCAGCTTATCTTTCCAAAGACGATATCCAGGTTCTAGAAAAAAATATTCGTGTTCAGTTACAACATGGCGGAGAAGAAGTAGTCAGTGATAAAGAATTTGCCCGCTTACAAGGGATGGCTAAAAAATTTGTATTTGCGGATAGAGAAGCAGGACTGATTCGAAAACGTCTAGGTGAGTTAAAAGAAAATCAGGAAAAACCGGATCATACTGAGATTTCCGCCGCAGAAGAAGAACTTCGTAAAAAATCACTTTTGGCTCGAAAGCTCAGATCTGAACTAGATGAGAATATAGTTACTATTCTTGCCGATTCCAAAAAAAGAAAGATCAAAGAATTAGGTTTGGATACCGGCAGATTTAGGATCCAAACATTTCCAGTTTCGGGGATCATTCCAGGAGAAGCTTCCGAACCCACTTTAGATACTAAAATTTTCGATTCGGAATCTTCTCTTAACCAAGCTCCTATGGAAGAAAATTTGGAAGAAGGTTTAAAATCCGCACTCAGTTCTCTTTTGGAAGGCGCAGGAGTTTTAGGAGAGATACCACCTACTTCTTTCCAGCAGAACGGTTTGGAATTACAGGCTTTATATTCTCCTCATTTTAGAAATCCTGCATCTACCGAAAGGGCCAAGTTATTAGAATCTAGAAGAACTACTTTAGGACCTTGGAATAATTATTTAAGAGAAGAACAGGAAATTTTAACAGAACTTTCTAAAATTCCGCCTATCTTAGAAACCAGACTTAAAGAGCTAAAAGAGAAAAAACCTCCTATCCCTCCGTTTAAAGATAAAGAATTTAAGAAACAGTATGCACAATACGCCTCGCTGGTTCGCAAAAGAAATTTATTGTACGCAACTTATCTGCGGAACAACCCTCCTAAAGAAGAGGAAGAATTAGAAATAGAATCTTTCGGCTCCGTTAGAGATTCCGCTTTAGAGGATCAGATCTTACTTAGATTTAGACCGGATGGTTCCGATTACGGAAGATCGACTCAATCGGAAGAAGGAAAAGAAATTTTTCAAAAACGTTGGAATTCCGTGAGAGAATGGATCTACTCGGGAGAAAGTGAAACTCCTACTGCAAAATTAAAAGCACTCTTTCCGGATGGGATCATCGGAAACAGTAGAACCGAGGCAGAACAAATCCTTTGGAAATTGGACCTTACACCTTTAATTTCAGAAGTTTCGGAAGATCTTCCTACAGTTGTTTTAGCTTCCAACTTTTCAGGAGTGATCCGAACCGTAGTGGATAGAACAGAAGGTTTGGAATCCATTCGCCGTAATAGAGACAGAGCCGTTCTTTCGGCATTAGGAATCTGTGGATTTTCTATTTTCTTAGCTGTGTTTATCTCGGGTTTTGTGGTTACAAAGATCAAACGTTTGATTAGAAATGCGGAACAAGTGGGAAAAGGAAATCTGAACGTAGAATTTGAGCAGGGCGGGAGTGACGAATTCGGAAATCTTTCCGTAGCTCTCAACCAGATGGTGACCGGTCTACGAGAAAGAGAAAAGATCAAGGGTATCCTCGGAAGTATGATCGATCCTGTGGTGATCGGAGAAGCAATGAAAGATCTTGCGGCTCTCAAAAGAGGTACCGAAAAAAGGGTGACTGCATTCTTCTCGGATGTAGCAGGATTTTCTAATATTAGCGAAAAATTAAGTTCAGTGGAGTTATCCGAACTCTTGAACGAATATCTTTCCGCAATGACATTGATCCTAAAAGATCACGATGGGGTTTTGGATAAGTACATCGGGGATGCGATCGTAGGGATCTTTAACGCGCCGGTAGATGTGGAAGGTCATTGTTTAAAAGCAACTCGTGCCTCTATTAAAATGTTGGATAAACTAGAAGAGTTAAGATCCGGATGGAAGAAGGCCCAAAAATATATCCCTGACGCAAGAGATATGCAGATCCGGATCGGTTTGAATACCGGACTTGCCAAAGTTGGATTCATGGGAACGGATGCTCTTGCATCTTATACTATGATGGGAGATACAGTAAACCTTGCGGCTCGTTTGGAAGCCGCAGGTAAAGATTACGGTGTTTCCATCTTGGTTTCGGATTCAGTTCATTCCGAAATTAAGGATTCTATTTTTACTAGGAAACTAGACCTAGTCCGAGTAAAAGGAAAAAACGAACCGGTTATCTTATACGAAGCAATCTCCGAATTAAAGGGTGTCGCCTCTGCCAAAAAAGAAGTCATAGGTTTATATGAAGAAGGTTTAAACTTGTATTTGGATCGCAAATGGGATGCTGCCGTTAAGAAGTTTAAAGAATCCGAAAAGGCAAAAGGTAAGGACGATAAGGCAGTCCAATTGCTTGTGGAAAGATGTAGTGAGTATAAAAAAACTCCTCCTCCAACTTCTTGGGACGGAGTGTATACTCGAGATCATAAGTAA